TACTGATCAAATAGTAGATCTTATTCAAAAAGATAGAGTTGATATTGTAGTTTCAGCTTTTACAATTACTAAAAATAGAAGCAAGATGGTAAATTTCTCTTTGCCTTATCTTAAGGTAAATTTAGCAGCTTTAGCCAGAAAAGATAGCAATATTACATCGCTAAATGATTTAAAATCAAGTAAAGTGGTTGTTAAAAAAGATACTACTGCTTATGCATTTGCTAAACAAAACGGTATAAATTTTAAAACATGCACAGATATCATAGCTTGTCACACACTTGTTAGTCAAGGCAAGGCTGATGTGTTTATAGGTAACAATCTTGTAATTTATGCTATTGACTTTGTTGATAATAATTTAGAAACAAAGATAAAAACAATAAGTGAACCAATGTATTTAGCAGCAGCTGTTAAAATGGGAAATAATGAGCTTTTAGATGCTATAAACAGTGCTTTAAAAAATCTTCACTCAAATGGGGTGCTAGATAAAATTTATCTTGAAAATATTGGTTCCTTTTTTAGAAATAGCGTTGATAAAGAGCTGTTTATTTTAGATGAGCTTAGAATTCCAAAGATAAAAAGTGAAGAAAAAAAGAGCAATAGGTTATATAATTTATAAAAATCCGAAATTTACTTGAAAAAAAAGTTTTTTTTTGATAAGCTTACGAGATTTTATTTTGGAGAGTTGTTATGACTTATGATGAGTTAGAACTTGAAGCGTATCTTTTAGAGGTTTTAGAGGAGTATAAAAATTTCGATGAGATGGATGATGAGGAGCTTTATGAGCTTATAAACAAAGTAGCTAGCTTCATGGATGATGACTATGAAGAAGCATATGAGTATATAACTCAGTTTGGTCCAGTAGACAAAAAAAGAATACTCGCTTTAGATCTTTTTTAAAAGTGCGTTAGTATAACAGCTGCGATGGCAAAACCACCATCGTGGCTGATGCTTAAATCACTATTTTTAATACCAAATTTCTTAACCAAATCATCTTTAAACCTTAGCTTTGGGGCTCTATTTTTATCTTTAAAAATTTCTACATCTAAAAATGAAAACTCACTTCCTACACCAGTTTTCAAGGCTTTTGAAACCGCTTCTTTAGCTGCATAAAATCCTGCTAGACTCTCATCAGATTTTACTAATAATATCTCATTTTGATTTAAAAATTTCTCCATAAATTTGGTACCATATTTTGCTTTTAACTTAGAAATTCGTGAAATCTGAACTATATCTATTCCTATCATATTAACTCTTATTTTAAATTTTGTCTAATTTTATCTAAATTATACAAAGTTTCAAATAAAGTATCTTTTTAACTTGACAATTGTTATCAATATTATTATAATTATACAATTTTTATTTTAAAGGATAAATATGAAAAAACTAGGATTACTGTGCGTAGCAGGGCTTTTTACAACACAAGTTTTAGCTCATGATTTATGGGTATGGGGAGAAAATGGTGATAAATTTAGTGCTGATATGATTTATGGGCATGATTTTCCAACACCTGAAAAGATACAAGAAGAAAGGGTTGTTCTTTTTGAAGATGTTAAAGTTATATCCAAAGATGCTGAAAATATCTTAAAGCAAAGCGGAGAAAACTACCACTATGAAGGTGATAAATTAAAAGATGGCGTTTATATACTAAATGCATTTTATAAACCAACACCTTGGATAAAAAAAGATGATGGCAAATGGGAGATGAATAAAACTAGAAAAGATGTAAGCCAAAAAGTTGATTATTGTGGTATCTCAACTATGCAAGGAAAGGCTATTGTAGTCGTTGGCGATAGTGATTCTAAAATTATCACAAAGCCACTAAATAAAGGTCTTGAAATAACTCCGCTTTTTGATAGCGTAAAAGATATCAAAGAGGGCGAAATTTTAAAATTTAAAATAATGCTAAATGGAAAATCTGTAAAAAATGCTGAAATTTATGCAAGTTATGGTGGATATGCAAGTAGTGATATGGCTCAAGCTGGATATGCTAAGAGTGATTTAGATGGAAATTTTGAATTTAGACCACTTAAAAAAGGTCTTTGGTATCTAAAGTCAACTGTTAATACAAAAACTGGAAATGATGATTGTGAGATAAATAACGATAAAACAACTCTTGTTTTTGAAGTAAAATAACTTCTATCTAGCCTAAATTTAGGCTAGACTCTTTTAGCTTAAAAATAGTAACTATTTGATAAAATTACTAAATTTATTTAGGAAATTTTATGTTTAGTTTAACTTCTATTTTTCTTTTTTTAGCTCTTGGGGCTTTTGTTGGTTTGGTCGCTGGTATGTTTGGCATAGGTGGCGGCGGCGTAATGGTTCCACTTCTTGGGGCGATTTTTATTATGAATGGTTTTGATGAAGTAAATGCTGTTAGAATGGCGTTTGGAACTTCAATGGCGACAATTATAATAACATCATTTTCAAGCTCAAGAGCTCATAACAAGGGCGGTTTTGTCTTATGGCAAAAATTTTGGCTCATAGCTCCAGGCGTTATTATTGGCACTTTTTTAGGTAGTTTTATAGCAACTAGCATAAATCACATCTATTTAGTTTGTTTTTTCTCAGCTTATATGTTTTACGCAGCCGCAAAGCTTTTTATCAAAAATGATATCACAAATTTAAAACAAAAAGAGTATCCAAAATTTATTCAAACTCTTGCAGGATTGGGTATCGGAGCGATATCAGCACTTGTTTCTATTGGTGGTGGAACTCTAAGCGTGCCATTTCTTACATTTCAAGGCATTGATGCTAAAAAGGCGATTGGAACTTCAGCTGCTATCGGGCTTCCTATAGCTATAAGTGGGACATTTGGCTATATGATAAATGGATGGGAGATGACAAATTTAAGCGAATTTAGAGTAGGGTATGTAAATTTATTAGCCTTTGCTTTGGTTGGTTTAGCAAGTTATAACTTCGCACCAATTGGGGCAAAATTTACTCATAAACTTCCAGGTTCGTGGGTTAGAAAGCTTTTTTCGGTGCTACTTTTTTTCATGAGTTTAAAAATGTTTTTGAGTGTGATATGAGTCCAGTTATCATCTCAGTTAGCCGTGCTACTGATATACCAGCTTTTTATATGAAGTGGTTTAAAAAAGCATGGCAAAATGGACAATGTTACTGGAAAAACAGCTACACAAAAGAGCAAATTTTAGTAAATTTTGATAAGGTTAGATGTGTGGTTTTTTGGTCTAAAAACTACGCCCCACTTATAAAAGAGTGGAAATTTATAACAACTTTACCAAATACTATATTTCATTTTACTTTAAATGACTATAAGCATTATGAGACAAGTGTTGCAGAGCTTAAATTTAGAATAAAAACCTTTAAAGAACTCTCAAATTTAGTTGGAAAAGATAGAGTTATTTGGAGATTTGATCCACTAATTTTAAGCAAGGATATAAATTTAGTTGAAATTTTAAAAAGAGTAAAAAATTTAGGAGATGAACTATCGCCATATACGACTAGATTTATTTTTAGCTTTTTAGATATTTATTTTTATAAAAAAGTAAGTAGAAATTTAGCCGGTTTTGGGTTAAGGGAGTTTAGTGCTGATGAAATGAGAGAGTTTGGGCTAAATCTGGCTAAATTTAATAAGGAGTGGAATTTAGATATAAGTAGCTGCTGTGAAGAGATAGATTTAAGCGAATTTGGTATAAAAAATGGTAAATGTATAGATGAAGATGATTTAGTTAGAAATTTTAGCCATGATGCAAAGCTTATGGAGTATTTGGGTGTTAAAATTGAAAACAGTTTGTTTGGACAAAAATTAATAAAAACCAAAAGTTTAAAAGACAGTGGACAAAGAAAATTTTGTAAATGTATAAAGTCAAAAGATATTGGTTTTTACAATAGTTGCCCACATGGTTGTATCTACTGCTACGCAAATTTAAGCCAAAAAAGTGCTTTAGAAAATTATAAAAATTTAAGTTTTAGTTTTTAGATTGTCTACAAAGATAACTTTTAAGATATGATTATTAAATTTTAAGGTGTTTTAAGCTTAAATTTATCAATAAATAAAGACGGAATTTTACTTCCGTCTATAAATTTTAAACCCTATTTGCATACTTATAAACTCTAAGTGAGTTAAGTATTGCTAGTATCGTAACGCCAACATCAGCAAATATAGCCATCCATATAGTTGCAAGACCCATTATAGCTAAAATCAAAACCAACACCTTTATACCGATGCTAAATATGATATTTTGATAAGACACGGCTATGGTTTTTTTAGAAATTTTAATAGCCTTAATAAGC
The sequence above is a segment of the Campylobacter corcagiensis genome. Coding sequences within it:
- a CDS encoding transporter substrate-binding domain-containing protein codes for the protein MKRVFLVSIFLTISLFAGHIDDIRERGIIKIGVPFDMVPFGYKNDGLLKGYDIDLVKAITAEIFPSANMKIELISAPTDQIVDLIQKDRVDIVVSAFTITKNRSKMVNFSLPYLKVNLAALARKDSNITSLNDLKSSKVVVKKDTTAYAFAKQNGINFKTCTDIIACHTLVSQGKADVFIGNNLVIYAIDFVDNNLETKIKTISEPMYLAAAVKMGNNELLDAINSALKNLHSNGVLDKIYLENIGSFFRNSVDKELFILDELRIPKIKSEEKKSNRLYNL
- the acpS gene encoding holo-ACP synthase; the encoded protein is MIGIDIVQISRISKLKAKYGTKFMEKFLNQNEILLVKSDESLAGFYAAKEAVSKALKTGVGSEFSFLDVEIFKDKNRAPKLRFKDDLVKKFGIKNSDLSISHDGGFAIAAVILTHF
- a CDS encoding DUF4198 domain-containing protein, coding for MKKLGLLCVAGLFTTQVLAHDLWVWGENGDKFSADMIYGHDFPTPEKIQEERVVLFEDVKVISKDAENILKQSGENYHYEGDKLKDGVYILNAFYKPTPWIKKDDGKWEMNKTRKDVSQKVDYCGISTMQGKAIVVVGDSDSKIITKPLNKGLEITPLFDSVKDIKEGEILKFKIMLNGKSVKNAEIYASYGGYASSDMAQAGYAKSDLDGNFEFRPLKKGLWYLKSTVNTKTGNDDCEINNDKTTLVFEVK
- a CDS encoding sulfite exporter TauE/SafE family protein, with protein sequence MFSLTSIFLFLALGAFVGLVAGMFGIGGGGVMVPLLGAIFIMNGFDEVNAVRMAFGTSMATIIITSFSSSRAHNKGGFVLWQKFWLIAPGVIIGTFLGSFIATSINHIYLVCFFSAYMFYAAAKLFIKNDITNLKQKEYPKFIQTLAGLGIGAISALVSIGGGTLSVPFLTFQGIDAKKAIGTSAAIGLPIAISGTFGYMINGWEMTNLSEFRVGYVNLLAFALVGLASYNFAPIGAKFTHKLPGSWVRKLFSVLLFFMSLKMFLSVI
- a CDS encoding DUF1848 domain-containing protein, with the protein product MSPVIISVSRATDIPAFYMKWFKKAWQNGQCYWKNSYTKEQILVNFDKVRCVVFWSKNYAPLIKEWKFITTLPNTIFHFTLNDYKHYETSVAELKFRIKTFKELSNLVGKDRVIWRFDPLILSKDINLVEILKRVKNLGDELSPYTTRFIFSFLDIYFYKKVSRNLAGFGLREFSADEMREFGLNLAKFNKEWNLDISSCCEEIDLSEFGIKNGKCIDEDDLVRNFSHDAKLMEYLGVKIENSLFGQKLIKTKSLKDSGQRKFCKCIKSKDIGFYNSCPHGCIYCYANLSQKSALENYKNLSFSF